The genomic stretch GAGGTGGGTTTGGCCAGGCGCACCTCGATCCGCGTGGTATCCCCGGAGCGCTGCTTCAGTTCGCGCGGCGTGCCCTGCGCGATCACCTTGCCGTGGTCCACGATGGCCACGCGATCGCACAGCCGCTCGGCTTCCTCGATGTAGTGCGTGGTCAGCACGATGGTCTTTTTCTCCCGCCGCAGCTCTTCGATGACGTCGTAGATCTCCCGGCGCACCTGGGGGTCCAGTCCCGCGGTCGGCTCGTCGAAAAAGAGCACCCGCGGGTCATTCACCAGGGCCATGGCCAGCGCCAGGCGCTGCTTCTGCCCGCCGGAAAGCGTGCTGTAGAAGGCGTTGCGCTTTTCGGCCAGCCCGAAGCGCTTCAGCAGCTCTTCCGGGCTGCGCCGCCGCTCGTAGAAAGTCGCGAACAACTTCAGCGCTTCCAGCACGCGCATCTTGTCCGGAAGGGAAGTGGCCTGCAGGGTGGCCCCGATCTCGCGCTTCAGTTTTTCGGGGTCGCGCTGCGGGTCCAGCCCGCAGACCGATACCCGCCCGCCGTCCAGCGTGCGCAGCCCTTCCAGAATCTCGATGGTGCTGGTTTTGCCCGCGCCGTTCGGCCCCAGCAGGCCAAAGACCTCGCCTTCCTGGACTTCGAAGCTCACGCCGCGAATCGCTTCGACGTCGCCGTAGCGTTTGCTCAGGTTTTCGACCTGCAAGATGGAGTTGGACATGTTCGGTTGACCGCTTTGCGGTCGCACTCGAAAATTTGACCGCTCTGCGGTCACGCTCGAAAAATGACCGCTCTGCGGCCGCACTCTAAAAAAGAACCTATAGCATACCGCACATTGCCGCCCGCACCTGCATCGCCGCGCGGCT from Terriglobia bacterium encodes the following:
- a CDS encoding ABC transporter ATP-binding protein — encoded protein: MSNSILQVENLSKRYGDVEAIRGVSFEVQEGEVFGLLGPNGAGKTSTIEILEGLRTLDGGRVSVCGLDPQRDPEKLKREIGATLQATSLPDKMRVLEALKLFATFYERRRSPEELLKRFGLAEKRNAFYSTLSGGQKQRLALAMALVNDPRVLFFDEPTAGLDPQVRREIYDVIEELRREKKTIVLTTHYIEEAERLCDRVAIVDHGKVIAQGTPRELKQRSGDTTRIEVRLAKPTSQATLKGLDGVTDCHPLDGAFILHCHRPPQAIVALVKHLEAEGNELVNLEISTPSLEDVFIELTGRRLRD